The Pedococcus dokdonensis region CCCGCCCGGCGGCCGCTCGGTCACCGCTGGCGGCCGGCCCGCGGAGGATCCCCGATGAGCGGCGTCGCGATCTGGGTCACGATCCTGCTGCTGCTCCTCAATGCGTTTTTCGTCGGCGCGGAGTTCGCCGCGATGGCAGCCCGCCGCTCCACGCTGGAGCCGTTGGCGGCCAACGGTTCCCGGCGTGCGCAGGTCTGCCTCGACGCACTCGAGCAGATGGGCTCCCTCCTCGCCTGCGCCCAGCTCGGCATCACCGTCTGCTCGGTGCTGCTGGGTGCCATCTCCGAGGCCGCCCTGCACCACGCCCTCGAGCCGGTCGTGCACCACCTGGGGCTGCCCGAGGGGGTCACCGACGGCCTGGCCCTCGCCCTCGCGCTCCTCATCGTGGTCTACCTGCACGTCGTCGTGGGCGAGATGATCCCCAAGAACCTCGCGCTCGCAGGCCCCGAGCGCTCGGCTCTGGTGCTGGTGCCGGTGCTGCTCTACATCACCCGGGCGCTGCGGCCGATCATCGCCGTCATGGAGTCGCTCGCGAAGGCGCTGGTGCGGCTCTTCCGGGTTGAGCCCAAGGACGAGATCACCTCCGCGTTCACCGTGGAGGAGGTCGAGCACATCCTCGCCGAGAGCCATCACGAAGGGCTGATCGAGGAGGGTCAGCACGGCCTGGTCGGGGCCGCCCTCGAGTTCAGCGACAAGGACGCCGTCGACGTCGCCGTGTCGCTGTCCGACCTGGTCACCCTGCCCCTCACGGCGACCCCGGACGACGTCGAGCGGCTCGTCGCCAAGCGCGGCTTCTCCCGCTACCCGATGCTCGACCGGGCCGGCGAGCTCAGCGGCTACCTCCACCTCAAGGACGTGCTCTACGCCGACGACACCGAGCGTGACATCGCGGTGCCGGTGAAGCGAGTGCGCAAGCTGGCCACCGTGCAGGCCGCCGACGAGGTCGAGGAGGTCCTGCGCACCATGCAGCGCACCGGTTCGCACCTGGCACGGGTGGTCGACCCGGAGGGCACCGACATCGGGGTGGTCTTCCTCGAGGACGTCATCGAGGAGCTGGTCGGCGAGGTCACCGACGCCTCACAACGCTGACCCCGTCCGGACCCGCCGTCAGGCACGTCGACGTGGTGGCAAATCGACCGTTCCACGCCTTCGGGGGT contains the following coding sequences:
- a CDS encoding hemolysin family protein, which encodes MSGVAIWVTILLLLLNAFFVGAEFAAMAARRSTLEPLAANGSRRAQVCLDALEQMGSLLACAQLGITVCSVLLGAISEAALHHALEPVVHHLGLPEGVTDGLALALALLIVVYLHVVVGEMIPKNLALAGPERSALVLVPVLLYITRALRPIIAVMESLAKALVRLFRVEPKDEITSAFTVEEVEHILAESHHEGLIEEGQHGLVGAALEFSDKDAVDVAVSLSDLVTLPLTATPDDVERLVAKRGFSRYPMLDRAGELSGYLHLKDVLYADDTERDIAVPVKRVRKLATVQAADEVEEVLRTMQRTGSHLARVVDPEGTDIGVVFLEDVIEELVGEVTDASQR